From one Culex quinquefasciatus strain JHB chromosome 3, VPISU_Cqui_1.0_pri_paternal, whole genome shotgun sequence genomic stretch:
- the LOC6047329 gene encoding general transcription factor IIE subunit 2 yields MDPALLREREAFKRRAMATPTVEKKARIEPSYAAPKDVKKARPANAPPKMDASNYKSMSGSSQYRFGVLAKIVKHMRSRHQDGEDHPLTLEDILDETNQLDIGSSVKAWLQGEALKNNPKIEATPDGRFMFKAVYKIKDGKSLLRLLKQQDLKGLGGVLLDDVQESLPHCEKVLKNRASEIVFITRPNDKKKVLFYNDRSANFQVEEDFVKLWRSVAVDAMDDAKIDEYLEKQGIRSMQDHGPKKPAIPKRKKAQNKKRQFKKPRDNEHLADVLETYEDNTLTQSNAVQEIKQNN; encoded by the exons ATGGATCCAGCACTGCTCCGCGAGCGGGAGGCCTTCAAGCGGCGGGCGATGGCCACCCCGAC CGTGGAGAAGAAAGCCCGCATCGAGCCCAGCTATGCCGCCCCGAAGGACGTCAAGAAGGCCCGGCCGGCCAACGCGCCGCCCAAGATGGATGCTAGCAA CTACAAATCCATGTCCGGAAGTTCTCAGTACCGATTCGGTGTGCTGGCCAAAATCGTGAAACACATGCGATCTCGTCACCAGGACGGCGAGGACCATCCGCTCACGTTGGAGGACATTCTTGACGAGACAAACCAGCTGGACATCGGTTCCAGCGTGAAGGCCTGGCTGCAAGGCGAGGCCCTCAAGAACAATCCAAAGATCGAGGCTACACCGGATGGGCGGTTCATGTTCAAGGCGGTGTACAAGATCAAGGATGGCAAGAGTTTGCTGCGGCTGCTGAAGCAGCAGGACCTGAAAGGACTTGGTGGAGTCCTGCTGGACGACGTCCAGGAATCGCTTCCGCACTGCGAGAAGGTGCTGAAGAACCGTGCCTCGGAGATCGTTTTCATTACGCGACCAAACGACAAGAAGAAGGTTCTGTTCTACAACGACCGGTCGGCAAACTTCCAGGTCGAGGAGGACTTTGTGAAGCTGTGGCGTTCGGTCGCCGTGGACGCAATGGACGACGCCAAAATCGACGAGTACCTGGAGAAACAGGGCATCCGGTCGATGCAGGATCACGGTCCGAAAAAGCCGGCCATCCCGAAGCGCAAAAAGGCGCAGAACAAGAAGCGCCAGTTCAAGAAACCCCGCGACAACGAGCATTTGGCGGACGTGCTCGAGACGTACGAAGACAACACGCTGACGCAGTCCAACGCCGTGCAGGAAATTAAGCAGAATAACTAG